Proteins co-encoded in one Hymenobacter swuensis DY53 genomic window:
- a CDS encoding SusC/RagA family TonB-linked outer membrane protein, with amino-acid sequence MKKSLLLSSLVLLTAGTALAQQTRPVQGRVLDAATGEALPGVTVIIKNTTIGATTDNDGSFSLSVPAGTEAVLTFSYIGYVPQTVPAGNLDKLKVSLKPDQKALDEVVVIGYGQVKKSDVTGAIVSVKEEDLKKVPSANVMETLQGRLPGVDITRSSGSAGSGVNIAVRGNRSITAQNGPLFIVDGVQYNSIQDINPNDIQSMEVLKDAASTAIYGSRGANGVIIVTTKKGTSGQPRVTVNSYYGITDAVYYPRVNDAAAYVAQKREANRTTGTWTDVSNDSKIFTPLEIQNINNGVSTNWMDMLLRQGVQQEHQIGLAGGSDKTKFYTSFDYFNEQGLFRMDDLNRYSIRFNLDQKINAKVKVGLQSQLTYFNLDRRRDPTNQANKINPLLTPYEENGNLAIFPNAGNFINPLIDEQPGNYQNNQRTTRTFTTAYASYQILPSLSLRSNLGLTLSNARTGIYQGSNTLDRNGSVAQSAYGTEFVTNWSWENILNFNKTFGDHTVTATGITSLLTFNNESSNAQGRNQLLDYQGYYALANANQQVGINSGYVNSKLISFTGRVQYNFKSRYLLTLTGRSDGSSVLAPGNKWAFFPSVAAAWRIIEEDFMKGVTPVTDLKLRVSYGRAGNYDIPAYSTQSLLVRIPFGFGETSSPAYTFANRIGNKALGWELSNTLNFGLDFGLLQNRLTGTVDVYDTRTSNLLLNRVLPATSGYSVVTENAGKTRNRGIEVGLNALVMEKESFRWNAGLTWFKNKEEITALTISGNDVSNRWFIGSPVNVFYDYEKLGIWQTSEADEARSFGQKPGQIKVRDLNGDGRITATDDRKVLGTTVPKWSGSFNTDFSYKGFDLSVQLFARIGQMLNYEYNGFFDPQGIENSSRQNYWTPENPSNDFPRPDASLSKTTLQNALYGTTLLYEDGSYAKLRAATFGYTFPAGLASRLHMSSLRVYVQGKNLYTWSHIDNYDPERGGAINTPIPRVLTAGLNLGF; translated from the coding sequence ATGAAAAAAAGCCTACTGTTGAGCTCATTGGTGCTGCTGACGGCGGGAACGGCGCTGGCCCAGCAGACCCGCCCGGTGCAGGGCCGGGTGCTGGATGCAGCTACCGGCGAAGCCCTGCCCGGCGTCACGGTCATTATCAAAAACACCACCATCGGGGCCACAACCGATAACGACGGCAGCTTCTCGCTGAGCGTGCCCGCCGGCACGGAAGCGGTGCTCACCTTCAGCTACATCGGCTACGTGCCCCAAACGGTACCGGCCGGCAACCTCGACAAGCTCAAAGTGTCACTCAAGCCCGATCAGAAGGCGCTGGATGAGGTGGTAGTTATTGGCTACGGGCAGGTGAAGAAGAGCGACGTAACCGGGGCCATCGTCTCGGTGAAGGAGGAGGATTTGAAGAAGGTGCCCTCGGCCAACGTGATGGAAACCCTCCAGGGCCGCCTGCCGGGCGTAGATATTACCCGCAGCAGCGGCTCGGCCGGCTCGGGCGTGAACATTGCCGTGCGCGGCAACCGCTCCATCACGGCTCAGAACGGCCCGCTGTTTATCGTAGATGGCGTGCAGTACAACTCCATTCAGGACATCAACCCCAACGACATCCAGAGCATGGAAGTGCTCAAGGACGCCGCGTCCACGGCCATTTACGGCTCGCGGGGAGCCAATGGGGTAATTATCGTCACGACCAAAAAAGGCACCTCGGGGCAGCCGCGCGTAACGGTGAACTCCTACTACGGCATCACCGATGCCGTGTACTACCCGCGCGTGAACGATGCGGCGGCCTACGTGGCCCAGAAGCGCGAAGCCAACCGCACCACCGGCACCTGGACGGATGTCTCCAACGACAGCAAGATCTTCACGCCGCTCGAAATTCAGAATATCAACAACGGCGTGAGCACCAACTGGATGGATATGCTGCTGCGCCAAGGCGTGCAGCAGGAACACCAGATTGGCCTGGCCGGCGGCTCCGACAAAACCAAGTTCTACACCTCGTTCGACTACTTCAACGAGCAGGGCCTGTTCCGGATGGACGACCTCAACCGCTACTCCATCCGTTTCAACCTCGACCAGAAAATCAACGCCAAGGTGAAGGTGGGGCTGCAAAGTCAGCTCACCTACTTCAACCTCGACCGGCGGCGCGACCCCACCAACCAGGCCAACAAAATCAACCCGCTGCTTACGCCCTACGAGGAGAACGGTAACCTGGCCATTTTTCCCAACGCGGGCAACTTCATCAACCCGCTTATTGATGAGCAGCCGGGCAACTACCAGAACAACCAGCGCACCACCCGCACCTTCACCACGGCCTACGCCAGCTACCAGATTCTGCCCAGCCTGAGCCTGCGCTCCAACCTGGGCCTCACGCTGTCTAACGCCCGCACCGGCATCTACCAGGGTTCCAACACCCTGGACCGCAACGGCTCGGTGGCGCAGTCGGCCTACGGGACGGAGTTCGTGACCAACTGGAGCTGGGAGAACATTCTCAACTTCAACAAAACCTTCGGCGACCATACCGTTACGGCCACCGGCATCACCTCCCTGCTCACGTTCAACAACGAAAGCTCCAATGCCCAGGGCCGCAACCAGCTGCTCGATTACCAGGGCTACTACGCCCTGGCCAATGCCAACCAGCAGGTGGGCATCAACAGCGGCTACGTGAACAGCAAGCTGATTTCCTTCACGGGCCGGGTGCAGTACAACTTTAAGAGCCGCTACCTGCTCACGCTCACCGGCCGCTCCGATGGTTCCTCGGTGCTGGCCCCCGGCAACAAGTGGGCATTTTTCCCCTCGGTGGCAGCCGCCTGGCGCATTATTGAGGAAGATTTCATGAAAGGCGTCACGCCCGTTACGGATCTGAAGCTGCGGGTGAGTTACGGCCGTGCCGGCAACTACGATATTCCGGCCTACTCCACCCAGTCGTTGCTGGTGCGGATTCCGTTTGGCTTCGGCGAAACGTCCTCGCCAGCTTACACTTTCGCCAACCGTATCGGGAATAAGGCGCTGGGCTGGGAGCTGTCGAACACGCTCAACTTCGGCCTCGATTTCGGGCTGCTGCAAAACCGTCTGACCGGCACCGTGGACGTGTACGACACGCGCACCAGCAACTTGCTGCTCAACCGTGTGCTGCCGGCCACTTCGGGCTACTCGGTAGTCACGGAAAACGCTGGCAAAACCCGCAACCGGGGCATTGAGGTGGGCCTGAACGCGCTGGTGATGGAAAAGGAAAGCTTCCGCTGGAACGCCGGACTCACCTGGTTCAAGAACAAGGAGGAAATTACGGCTCTCACCATTTCGGGCAACGACGTGAGCAACCGGTGGTTTATCGGCTCGCCGGTGAATGTGTTCTACGACTACGAAAAGCTGGGTATCTGGCAGACCTCGGAAGCCGACGAAGCCAGATCCTTCGGCCAGAAGCCCGGCCAGATCAAGGTGCGTGACCTGAACGGCGACGGCCGCATCACGGCCACCGATGACCGCAAGGTGCTGGGCACTACGGTGCCCAAGTGGAGCGGCTCCTTCAACACCGATTTCAGCTACAAGGGCTTCGATTTGTCGGTGCAGCTGTTCGCCCGTATCGGCCAGATGCTCAACTACGAGTACAACGGCTTCTTCGATCCGCAGGGCATTGAGAACAGCTCGCGCCAAAACTACTGGACGCCCGAAAACCCCTCCAACGACTTCCCGCGCCCCGACGCCAGCCTCTCGAAAACCACGCTGCAGAACGCCCTCTACGGCACTACGCTGCTGTACGAGGATGGCTCCTATGCCAAGCTGCGGGCAGCTACTTTCGGCTACACATTCCCGGCAGGGCTGGCCTCGCGCCTGCACATGTCGTCGTTGCGGGTGTATGTGCAGGGCAAGAACCTCTACACCTGGAGCCACATCGACAACTACGACCCCGAGCGGGGCGGGGCCATCAACACGCCTATTCCCCGGGTGCTCACGGCGGGTCTCAATCTGGGTTTTTAA
- a CDS encoding RagB/SusD family nutrient uptake outer membrane protein has translation MKFPTHRPLRLLLAAGALTLTLPACEKQLEEYNPSGLTAEAVYKTPAGFETLVNAAYSYNRWWYGKENGYSASEMGTDLWQRGAGDVNPDLTEYTTLQGSSTALTELWNKLYAGVNVCNAGIGRIGSSGMTDALKKTREGELRFLRAFYYWQIVETWGGVHFTTEEATSVQNTANRTPVDTFYKQIFDDLTVAVANLPATTTDYGRVTKPAAEAFLAKMYLTRGQNRQAADLAQKVISSYGYALQPRFADLWSMTNLENKEIVWAVNYSRDLSLNDRVDATLYPDGHPRGANNGHLLFLMKYDDQPGVIRDIPYGRPFNRFMPSLFYLNLFNEKVDSRYAATFQTVWFANRAVTNIAVGDTAIVASKYIIPAATKAKRKYRIWDQSAVYSPTGAVTGDRIHYMTMKKFLDPTRPTIAEEQSARDAYVIRLADVYLTAAEAEFKAGNATKAAELINVVRRRAAILGREADMLITPADVTLDFILDERGRELGGEQLRWFDLKRTGKLLERVKKYNPDAANTIQEFHLVRPIPQRQLDAVSNKGEFTQNAGYR, from the coding sequence ATGAAATTCCCGACTCACCGTCCGCTCAGACTGCTACTGGCCGCCGGAGCCCTCACGCTCACACTGCCGGCCTGCGAGAAGCAGCTGGAAGAATACAACCCCTCGGGCCTGACGGCCGAGGCCGTGTACAAAACGCCGGCCGGCTTCGAGACGCTGGTGAATGCCGCCTACTCGTACAACCGCTGGTGGTACGGCAAAGAAAACGGCTACAGCGCCTCCGAAATGGGTACCGACCTCTGGCAGCGCGGGGCCGGCGACGTAAACCCCGACCTGACGGAGTACACCACGCTGCAGGGCAGCTCCACGGCCCTCACCGAGCTCTGGAACAAGCTCTACGCCGGCGTGAACGTGTGCAACGCCGGCATCGGCCGCATCGGCAGCTCGGGCATGACCGACGCGCTGAAGAAAACCCGGGAAGGCGAGCTACGCTTTTTGCGGGCCTTCTACTACTGGCAGATTGTGGAAACCTGGGGCGGCGTGCATTTCACCACCGAGGAAGCCACCAGTGTGCAGAACACCGCCAACCGTACCCCGGTGGATACCTTCTACAAGCAGATTTTCGACGACCTGACCGTGGCCGTGGCTAACCTGCCTGCTACCACCACCGATTACGGCCGCGTGACCAAGCCCGCCGCCGAGGCCTTTCTGGCTAAGATGTACCTCACCCGTGGCCAGAACCGGCAGGCTGCCGACTTGGCCCAGAAGGTTATCAGCAGCTACGGCTACGCCCTGCAGCCCCGCTTTGCTGATCTGTGGTCGATGACCAATCTGGAAAACAAGGAAATTGTGTGGGCCGTGAACTACTCCCGCGACCTAAGCCTGAACGACCGAGTAGATGCCACGCTGTATCCCGATGGCCATCCGCGCGGGGCCAACAATGGCCACCTGTTGTTCCTGATGAAGTACGACGACCAGCCCGGCGTCATTCGGGACATTCCTTACGGCCGGCCGTTCAACCGCTTCATGCCCTCGCTCTTCTACTTGAACCTGTTCAACGAGAAGGTCGATTCCCGCTACGCCGCTACCTTCCAGACGGTGTGGTTTGCCAACCGCGCCGTCACCAACATTGCCGTGGGCGATACGGCCATTGTGGCCAGCAAGTACATCATTCCGGCCGCTACTAAGGCCAAGAGGAAATACCGCATCTGGGACCAGAGCGCCGTGTACAGCCCCACCGGGGCCGTAACCGGGGACCGGATCCATTACATGACCATGAAGAAATTCCTGGACCCCACGCGCCCCACCATTGCCGAGGAGCAGAGCGCCCGCGACGCCTACGTGATTCGGCTGGCCGACGTGTATCTGACGGCGGCTGAGGCCGAGTTTAAAGCCGGCAACGCTACTAAGGCTGCCGAGCTGATTAACGTGGTGCGCCGCCGGGCCGCCATTCTGGGCAGGGAAGCCGATATGCTCATCACCCCCGCCGACGTGACCCTGGATTTCATTCTGGATGAGCGGGGCCGGGAACTGGGCGGCGAGCAGCTGCGCTGGTTTGACCTCAAACGCACCGGCAAGTTGCTGGAGCGGGTGAAGAAGTACAACCCCGACGCGGCCAACACTATTCAGGAGTTTCATTTGGTGCGACCCATTCCGCAGCGCCAGCTCGATGCTGTGTCCAACAAAGGCGAATTCACCCAGAACGCGGGCTACAGATAA
- a CDS encoding glycosyl hydrolase family 28 protein, whose translation MKQLAILFFAVLLWAFRPADDKKPTIFLVGDSTMSDKPLDKAERGWGMYFRQYFNASVTLQNHAMNGRSTRNFRHEGRWAKVLEQLKPGDWVFIQFGHNDSKQEDTARYAAPQTAYRQNLTRYVQEARAKGANPVLLTPVGRRYFDEAGKRKDDHGEYPGVVREVAKAQKVPLIDAHEATWAMYTQLGDAGTKPLFWSYQNGANNTKLDNTHFSAYGAERVAQLVAQEVKKQNLGIATHLKPLAFAGKYAYELPIVLQPTFRKDTFDITKYGAVADGQTLNTEAFRKAIDACSQQGGVVLVPRGLWLTGPIQLKSNVNLHVAKGALVQFSNRLSDFQLVKTNWEGEDAVRNQSPISGFDLENIAITGPGTFDGAGDAWRMVKKEKLNAGQWQRLVKSGGVVDEKGTTWYPSAGSLKGSTLNKPWTLTAGQEPDFSKYAEFKDFLRPNMLSLQRCKQILLEDFTIQNSPAWTIHPLLCDNITLRNVTARNPWYGQNTDALDLESCRNGLVEGCTFDVGDDGICIKSGRDAEGRRRGVPTENFIIRDTKVYHAHGGFVIGSEMSGGARNLYVSNCTFMGTDVGLRFKTARGRGGVVENIFVDGVDMTDIAGEAILFDMYYAAKDPVQVNGEAYGIPEIKAEPMNEGTPQFRNFRITNVTCKGANTGILVRGLPEMAVQNIEIENTVLECNKGLVCQEADGIRLKNVTLLSQETKPVLEVQNSRNISFDNLRYTPGAELLLRVTGARSKAVTLRNTDTKPAKKGVEMGEKVAKKTVTVSKL comes from the coding sequence ATGAAACAACTTGCCATCCTGTTTTTCGCCGTTTTACTGTGGGCCTTCCGGCCGGCGGACGACAAGAAACCTACTATTTTCCTCGTCGGTGATTCGACTATGTCGGATAAGCCGCTGGACAAGGCCGAGCGGGGCTGGGGCATGTACTTCCGCCAGTATTTTAATGCGAGCGTAACGCTACAGAATCACGCCATGAACGGCCGCAGTACCCGCAACTTCCGCCACGAAGGCCGCTGGGCCAAGGTGCTGGAACAACTCAAGCCCGGCGACTGGGTATTCATCCAGTTCGGCCACAACGACAGCAAGCAGGAGGACACCGCCCGCTACGCCGCCCCCCAGACCGCCTACCGCCAGAACCTAACCCGCTACGTGCAGGAAGCCCGCGCCAAAGGCGCCAACCCGGTGCTGCTGACGCCCGTCGGCCGCCGCTACTTTGATGAAGCCGGCAAGCGCAAGGACGACCACGGCGAATACCCCGGCGTGGTGCGCGAGGTAGCCAAAGCCCAGAAAGTGCCCCTGATTGACGCCCACGAAGCCACCTGGGCCATGTACACCCAGCTCGGCGACGCGGGCACCAAGCCGTTGTTCTGGAGCTACCAGAACGGGGCCAACAACACCAAACTCGACAACACGCACTTCTCGGCCTACGGCGCTGAGCGGGTGGCGCAACTGGTGGCGCAGGAAGTGAAAAAGCAGAACCTGGGAATTGCCACCCACCTCAAGCCGCTGGCCTTTGCTGGCAAATACGCCTACGAGTTGCCCATCGTGTTGCAGCCCACTTTCCGCAAGGATACCTTCGACATCACCAAGTACGGCGCCGTGGCCGATGGGCAAACGCTCAACACCGAGGCGTTTCGCAAGGCAATTGACGCCTGCAGCCAGCAGGGTGGCGTGGTGTTGGTGCCGCGCGGCCTCTGGCTAACTGGCCCCATTCAACTGAAAAGTAACGTGAACCTGCACGTGGCCAAAGGTGCGCTGGTGCAGTTCAGCAACCGGCTTTCTGATTTTCAGCTGGTGAAAACCAACTGGGAAGGGGAGGACGCCGTGCGCAACCAGTCGCCCATTTCCGGCTTCGACCTCGAAAACATTGCCATTACCGGTCCGGGCACCTTCGACGGCGCCGGCGACGCCTGGCGCATGGTGAAAAAGGAAAAGCTCAACGCCGGCCAGTGGCAGCGCCTCGTGAAATCGGGCGGCGTGGTGGATGAGAAGGGCACCACCTGGTACCCCTCGGCCGGCTCGCTCAAAGGCTCCACCCTCAACAAGCCCTGGACGCTGACCGCCGGCCAGGAGCCCGACTTCAGCAAGTACGCCGAGTTCAAGGATTTCCTGCGGCCCAATATGCTCAGCCTGCAGCGCTGCAAGCAGATCCTGCTCGAAGACTTCACCATCCAGAACTCTCCGGCCTGGACCATCCACCCGCTGCTCTGCGACAACATCACCCTGCGCAACGTGACGGCCCGCAACCCCTGGTACGGCCAGAACACCGATGCCCTGGACCTGGAATCCTGCCGCAATGGCTTGGTGGAAGGCTGCACGTTTGACGTGGGTGACGACGGCATCTGCATCAAATCGGGCCGCGACGCGGAGGGCCGCCGGCGCGGCGTGCCGACCGAGAACTTCATCATCCGCGACACGAAAGTGTACCACGCCCACGGCGGCTTCGTGATTGGCTCGGAAATGTCGGGCGGCGCGCGCAACCTGTACGTGAGCAACTGCACCTTCATGGGCACCGATGTGGGCCTGCGCTTCAAGACGGCCCGGGGCCGGGGCGGCGTGGTGGAGAACATCTTCGTGGACGGCGTGGACATGACCGACATTGCCGGCGAGGCCATCCTGTTCGATATGTACTACGCCGCCAAAGACCCCGTGCAGGTGAACGGCGAGGCCTACGGCATTCCCGAAATCAAGGCCGAGCCGATGAACGAGGGCACCCCGCAGTTCCGCAACTTCCGCATCACCAACGTGACCTGCAAGGGCGCCAACACCGGCATCCTGGTGCGCGGTCTGCCCGAAATGGCGGTGCAGAACATCGAAATCGAAAACACGGTGCTGGAGTGCAACAAAGGCTTGGTGTGCCAGGAAGCCGACGGCATCCGGCTCAAAAATGTGACCCTGCTTTCCCAGGAAACCAAGCCCGTACTGGAAGTCCAGAACAGCCGCAACATCAGCTTCGACAACCTGCGCTACACGCCCGGCGCCGAGCTGTTGCTGCGTGTGACGGGTGCCCGCAGCAAAGCCGTCACCCTGCGCAACACCGACACCAAACCTGCCAAGAAAGGTGTGGAAATGGGGGAGAAGGTGGCGAAGAAAACGGTGACGGTAAGCAAGCTGTAA